The Humulus lupulus chromosome 4, drHumLupu1.1, whole genome shotgun sequence genome has a window encoding:
- the LOC133831363 gene encoding small ubiquitin-related modifier 1-like codes for MSATGGGGGGGGGGQEEDKKPVDQTAHINLKVKGQDGNEVFFRIKRSTQLRKLMTAYCDRQSVELNSIAFLFDGRRLRADQTPDELEMEDGDEIDAMLHQTGGSP; via the exons ATGTCGGCGACTGGCGGCGGCGGTGGAGGTGGCGGTGGTGGTCAGGAAGAGGACAAGAAGCCCGTTGACCAGACGGCTCACATTAATCTCAAAGTCAAGGGTCAG GATGGTAATGAGGTGTTCTTTAGGATAAAAAGAAGCACCCAATTGCGCAAGCTCATGACTGCATACTGTGACAGACAGTCTGTGGAGCTGAACTCCATTGCATTTCTTTTTGATGGACGCAGGCTCCGAGCCGATCAGACTCCAGATGAG CTTGAGATGGAGGATGGTGATGAGATAGATGCAATGCTGCACCAAACTGGAGGGAGCCCATGA